One region of Mycolicibacterium rhodesiae NBB3 genomic DNA includes:
- a CDS encoding class I SAM-dependent methyltransferase: protein MSAFVTDGPDLPLTGERTVPGLAEENYWFRRHEVVYERLADLCADRDVLEAGCGEGYGADLIARVARRVIGLDYDDSAVAHVRARYPRVDMRQGNLAELPLADGAVDVVVNFQVIEHLWDQGQFVAECLRVLRPGGVLLMSTPNRITFSPGRDTPINPFHTRELNAAELARLLSGEGFAVESMLGVFHGPRLVELDERHGGSIIDAQITRALADAPWPTDLLDDVASVTTADFDVFDAEDRDIDGSLDLVAIAVRP, encoded by the coding sequence ATGAGCGCATTCGTCACCGACGGTCCCGACCTGCCCTTGACAGGCGAACGCACGGTTCCGGGCCTCGCGGAGGAGAACTACTGGTTCCGCCGCCATGAAGTCGTCTATGAGCGGCTGGCTGATCTCTGCGCGGACCGCGACGTGCTCGAAGCCGGCTGCGGCGAGGGCTACGGCGCTGACCTGATCGCGCGCGTGGCGCGCCGGGTCATCGGCTTGGACTACGACGATTCCGCGGTCGCCCATGTCCGCGCCCGCTATCCCCGGGTCGACATGCGTCAGGGGAATCTGGCCGAGCTTCCCCTTGCCGACGGCGCCGTCGATGTCGTGGTCAACTTCCAGGTGATCGAACATCTCTGGGATCAAGGGCAATTCGTCGCCGAGTGTCTGCGGGTGTTGCGGCCCGGCGGCGTCCTGCTGATGTCGACGCCGAACCGGATCACCTTCTCCCCCGGCCGCGACACGCCGATCAACCCGTTCCACACCCGCGAATTGAATGCCGCCGAGTTGGCCCGACTGTTGTCCGGCGAGGGCTTTGCGGTCGAGTCGATGCTCGGCGTGTTCCACGGGCCACGGCTGGTAGAGCTCGACGAGCGCCACGGTGGCTCGATCATCGACGCCCAGATCACCCGCGCACTGGCCGACGCACCGTGGCCCACCGATCTGCTCGACGACGTCGCGTCCGTGACCACAGCAGACTTCGACGTCTTCGACGCCGAGGACCGGGATATCGACGGCAGCCTCGACCTCGTCGCAATTGCGGTGCGGCCGTGA
- a CDS encoding 1,4-alpha-glucan branching protein domain-containing protein, whose amino-acid sequence MTTNEPVRRSDVAGDPAPGLFTLVLHTHLPWLAHHGRWPVGEEWLYQSWAAAYVPLMRVLRRLAAEDRRHLVTLGMTPVVTAQLDDPYCLTGMHHWLANWGLRALEATTLGDPLRQFGIRERAEADRALDDFSTLWAHGGSPLLRELIDAEAIELLGGPLSHPFQPLLNPRLREFALREGLADAAQRFAHTPTGIWAPECAYAPGMEIDYAAAGVGHFMVDGPSLHGDTALGRPVGSSDVVAFGRDLQVSYRVWSPKSGYPGHAAYRDFHTYDHTTGLKPARVTGRNVASDAKAPYDPARADGAIDGHVTDFVNVVRQRLVDESERIGRPAHVIAAFDTELFGHWWYEGPVWLERVLRALPEAGVRVGTLSDAIADGFVGSPVELPPSSWGSGKDWQVWAGEQVADLVQLNSEVVDTALTTVDKALAEADSAPARSFVADQILRETLLTVSSDWPFMVSKDSAADYARYRAHLHAHATREIAGAMASGRHEHAQRLAAGWNRADGLFGALDARRLPRP is encoded by the coding sequence GTGACGACCAACGAGCCCGTGCGCCGGTCCGATGTCGCCGGCGATCCGGCTCCGGGGCTCTTCACGCTCGTCCTCCATACCCATCTGCCGTGGCTCGCCCATCACGGACGCTGGCCCGTCGGTGAGGAGTGGCTGTATCAATCTTGGGCGGCCGCGTACGTCCCGCTGATGCGTGTCCTCCGCAGGCTCGCCGCAGAGGACCGCCGCCACCTGGTGACGCTTGGCATGACGCCGGTGGTGACCGCACAACTCGACGACCCGTACTGCTTGACGGGGATGCACCACTGGCTCGCCAACTGGGGCCTGCGCGCCCTCGAGGCGACGACACTCGGTGATCCGCTGCGGCAGTTCGGTATTCGAGAGCGAGCAGAGGCCGACCGCGCGCTAGACGACTTCTCGACGCTGTGGGCCCATGGCGGAAGTCCGCTGCTGCGTGAACTGATCGACGCCGAGGCCATCGAATTGCTCGGCGGACCGCTGTCGCATCCGTTTCAACCGCTGCTGAACCCGCGCCTGCGCGAGTTCGCCCTGCGCGAGGGGCTCGCCGACGCTGCGCAGCGGTTTGCGCACACACCCACCGGCATCTGGGCCCCGGAATGCGCGTATGCACCGGGAATGGAAATCGACTATGCCGCAGCGGGTGTCGGCCACTTCATGGTCGACGGTCCCTCGCTGCACGGGGATACCGCGCTGGGACGCCCGGTCGGATCCTCGGACGTTGTCGCGTTCGGTCGCGACCTCCAGGTCAGCTACCGGGTGTGGTCACCGAAGTCCGGCTATCCCGGGCATGCCGCCTACCGCGACTTCCACACCTATGACCACACAACGGGTCTCAAGCCGGCCAGGGTCACGGGGCGCAACGTCGCCTCGGACGCCAAGGCGCCATACGATCCGGCACGCGCCGACGGTGCGATCGACGGTCACGTCACCGATTTCGTCAATGTGGTGCGTCAACGCCTCGTCGACGAGAGCGAACGGATCGGCAGGCCCGCCCATGTGATCGCGGCCTTCGACACCGAACTGTTCGGCCATTGGTGGTACGAGGGTCCGGTATGGCTGGAGCGGGTCCTGCGCGCGCTCCCCGAGGCCGGCGTGCGAGTCGGCACGCTGTCCGACGCGATCGCCGACGGCTTCGTCGGTTCCCCCGTCGAATTACCGCCCAGCTCTTGGGGTTCCGGTAAGGACTGGCAGGTGTGGGCCGGAGAGCAGGTGGCCGACCTGGTTCAGTTGAACAGCGAGGTCGTCGACACCGCACTGACGACGGTGGACAAGGCGCTCGCCGAGGCGGATAGCGCACCGGCCCGAAGTTTCGTGGCCGACCAGATCCTGCGCGAGACGCTTCTGACGGTGTCCAGCGACTGGCCGTTCATGGTCAGCAAGGATTCGGCCGCGGACTACGCGCGCTATCGCGCACATCTGCACGCCCATGCCACTCGCGAGATCGCTGGGGCGATGGCCTCCGGCCGCCACGAGCACGCGCAGCGTCTCGCTGCCGGCTGGAACCGTGCCGACGGCCTGTTCGGCGCACTCGACGCACGAAGGCTTCCCCGCCCGTGA